CTGTTCTTGAAACCAACATCTTGTGGGTAAATCCCGATTGTGGTCTGAAAACGCGCAAGTATGGTGAAGTGAAGCCTGCACTCGAAAACATGGTTTCTGCAGCAAAACTCCTTCGCACTCAGCTTGCAAGTGCTAAATGAGCAAATTTAATGGTGCCCCACACACACACTAGATTCTATAACTAGTTGTTTCTCAAGTTCTAAGAAATGGTTTCTCagtattgaataatttgttgttTGTCATGAAAATTAATTCAGCGATTGGTTGAAGGCTGCCAAATGgccttttatttttggtttccGTGTTTTTATCTTTCACGCTTCTGAAGTGTTACtgtattttgtattttaagCATTGTTTCAATTAGTGTATCTTGATCAAGAGAAATTGAAATCAGAACAAGTGGCTAAATTCGcagtaattattatttttttgcattaaatttaaattcaattatttttaataaaaataagtaaTGCTGAACCTGAATGGCATCATGTACATCTCTAAACTGAATTTGTACATTACGATCAAACGGGCTGACCGAATATCAAGTTTATAATCATTAGTAATTACAGTCATCAACCTCAACAACGGTAGATTTGTACATATAAATAACATAAGACACCAACGCCGCCACAGTCACACCTATAGCTGCCACGGTCACGGCTGTCTTGGCCACTTTCAAAGCCGAAGCAGCCCATTTCCGTCCCCGGAACTCATCTTCTATATATGCATTTGAATTCCCTACATCATTCGAAGGCATTGCCGTGGCTTCATCTTTGGTGGACTCCATTTTAGGCCTTTGATCATCCTTGGATCCAATGACCCTTTTGTCATCCTTTTCAGTGACTCTGTTTTTTATTTTGGGCATTGTAATATGGAGCCAATCATTCACAAACTTTGCACTAATTGTTGAGGAATCATAgatgtttgatatttttagttCCTTGTAGAATTTACTTTTCCGAGATGGATTTATTGAGCGTTCCCCTGAAATCTTTAGTGTCCCTTGATGGCTAATTTGCACTCTTAGCTGTTCCGTTTCGAaatcttgaaataaaatttggaAAGAGTTATGGCCAAATTCCTCACATGAGACTGAGGGGACATAGAAATGCGGAACTAAAAGGACCCTTTTGGAGACATTgtcctactttaaaatataaatgtgaaaatgatgataacaATGTGATGTTCAATTAGGAGAGAAGGAAATGTTACTTGATGAGTTGATGTTAAGACAGGTCTAACACTATTTGTGGTGACTAGGCTACTGTTCTTCCCCTTCTTCTATgttattaaatgaaacaattttTCGTCATGTACTTAACATGTGAATCGAcgatagaaaaaaaattgagtttgtCTTAAACCGAagtaaaatatattgttttatgcTCCATAGAAAAAGCTAAAAAATGACAACATCATAGTTTTATTGCATAAAAAATTCACCTTGAAGATGGATTTCAAGAATGTCACGATCCTCCTTGCGTTGCCATTTACAAAATGGCTCGAATTCGTGAATTTCAAGCGCTTGAGCACCTGATTTTCCTTccatttgttattatttgttgaGAATGTTTTGTATAGTCAGTTGAGGTATTGTTTGTCTTCAATTCATTTATATACATATTGTAACGTTTAAGAACAATTGAGAAAACATGATGCGATGGATTACCCAAGTGGTTTCTTGTGGATTTCCCATTGGGAAAGAGAATCAAGTCTTGCTGATTTTACAGGGATATTGTTGCTTTATGCTTGAGAAATCCCACTTAATTTTCGagtgttttctttttcttcgtTATGTGGGCAATCGAAATCCCCTAGTTTacttaataataaattttcacgTGTAAGATTATTACCggaaatatatgatttcttaatatttaatttcacgtgaaaaatcatatttataaataaaatcagaTAACATTCTAGGTTTTATTCTCCTAACATtcccaatttttatataaaaatagaataaatcaaattaacattctcatttaaaaaattatacaagcATATAATGTGTCGgtgatggaaaaatcatccttcATTTCCTTCGCTATAAGTCTACAAGCCACATAAATTAACAGGTGGAGGCCTTATTAGCCAATGCAGCCAGAAATCCCCTGTAATTTCCCTCCTCAGCACTTTCACAAATTACATTTTTCAATTCTTTACcgtattttttcttgaaaaatcttCTAATCTCATCCACGTCTACCTCTGCCCtgctaaccagaattcgcaccaATGCGCCTTTCTCGCTTGTTGTTGGATTCCACATTTTTGTATAGTTTTATTGGTAAACAAGTGTCCTTGATTCGTTAAATAGGTGTTTACGCATAGCAACGGCAACATACTAATTCGCTTAGTCTCTTTTTTCATGTTTATGTgaaagagtaagtctcttgtgagacggtcctACGGATCTATATTTGTATAACGGGTTGATATGATCCagattcatataaaaaaaataatatttttaacataaaaaataatatttttttatgaacatGTTAGGATGGAATATTGTCATACAAATTCGACTCGTGAGATGATCAAAGTTTTTGCAAATGAGAAAAGAAGTCTAAGGGAATAAGGACCACCACCCTCTATTCCGGCGTTTGGTCCTCCTATGGGTAGCTATCTCACTCTCGAAACCAAAACAATATGTTTGGATACATGATGCTTGCTTTATCTGAATATTGCTGGCAATATACATAGCTTATAGGATATATGAAGGGCGAGCATATTGTTATTAGCTGAAGGATTACCGAAGGTTTCAGTTGCTCTACAAAGATGTTTAGGAAGTATAGATATGCCTTGAGTCCTCAAAACCTAAAGTTCTTAAACCATCTAGATAAGTTATAAGGAGCTTTGATGACATGGTGAGATAATAaatcaaaaagaaaatttgtatttttttaaattaattacgtctgttttttaagattttgatcatctatcatGTCAGTTGTCTGATTTCGATCTTCTTAtgtatttcaattttagtctttttttccATGTTGGTTTTTATGTGGTATTGTACATGCATATCATTGTCGTATCAGCGTCAAGTCATAttaaaaacatgaataaaattgattacaaaaatatcgaattaaaattgaaatttgaaaatagtttgaattaaaaacgcgaaaagataaatttacatgaccaaaattaaaattttttataagcTAAGAATTGTTCAAACAAAGATGGGAAAATTCtgaatatgttattttttaaatgcgCAGAAGAATTAAAAGActaaaaacatataaatttgaAGGAAATATCACCATGCTTATCTAGTATAATTAATCTAACTTTTTAAATGGGCAAGAAGCTTCGTTTCTCGAGTTATATATGTGGTGGATTTTTtagagaaaaggaaaaaaataatctttaagGTTTTCAAAATACCCAAAACTTTtactcaaaataaatatatatccaaacttttatatattttattttattaattttaactaatgttaattattggaaaattatatatttgtagaTTTCTTTTTTGAAAGATATTTTGTAGAAATTAATGTAATGTATAgagaatttatttatataataaaacttgccattgatttaaaaaaaataatggaaaaatGATAACAAAAAGACTAAGatacaaatttaattattagaaaaaattaatttagaaaattgaaaattatcgTGGATTATTCACTTAATAATAAAGTATcgataataaatttaataaatatgtgTAAATTAATAttcgataaattaataatatttttaagataATAGTTTTTTAGAAGACATTTATATAAATCTATGTACCCTTCAATATCACAAATTAATAATTCTATAGCATAAATAAACATAACTAGGACAAATTgttggaataaaaaaataaaaaaattgataataaatttCTGTAATAAAATTAGTCATATTTAACTGCGTATACTTATCAATAGCATATATCTTTCCACGCATAATTAaggtatattattattattattattattatttatcattttgaCACTCTTTGGAATTTGTTCGGCATCAGATTGCCTAACAAACAAAAGAGGTCATTTTTATATGCATCTTAATTAGTCCGTCACAAGAAAAATAACTTCTAAACAAAGTCACTCAATACTTTTTTTCAGGATAGCTTATGCTACCAAATTCTTCATTTACTAAAACACAAATTTGTTCTCATAATTTCCTTTCAACGATATCTGAAAGGCGGAAAATATGTAAATTTAGTACATGTTCAATGTTGTGAGAAAGTTGGTGAGATGAAACTGATCATACTGATGTCAACATTAATAACTTTATTATATGTTCCTACAATGATGAGAtgatgttgaaatatgattttttttattcgatttaattatttggtatttaaaaaatagaataattaaaacataattaaaaaaataaaatttgaagggaaaaaaatacaaaataacacTATTTtaactctatatatataaaaactaataattataatttgcgTTTTTTTAACCTCCATTCATTTGTATCTGTCTATTAATGTACGTTATTATTGAATCGTTTTCAAGAAAGATGTCAAATGTTAAATTAGAGGCTAAGTGATGGCTACCACACTTTTGtagatatgaatatgaatattataTTCTGAATACTAGTAAATTCACAGCCTATAAatacttggtttaaaaaaaaatcataaatcaaaaaataaaaaatcacagGGACGAGGTAATATATTTCTCACAAAAACTTTTCGTGAGACAGTCatacgagtcaattttatgagattgatttcttatttgggtcactcATGAAATGTAAATATGAATAATTTTGACTCgtctcataaataaagatatgtgagactattttacaaaagatatattatatttttatatgatttttatttaaatttcgataacgagatatatatatttcgaccaaaaaaaattatatgttctAAAACAAATGTCGGTACCTCCACGTGGTTGATATGTTATGTCATATTTAAGGTTTGCACTTTTAAATTCctcttttgaaaaataaatatcgaAATAGGCTTCAACTGTCAATGGCATCCCCGCCCACAGCCATGTTACTCGTATTAATTAATTGAACAAGTTTTTTATgagataatataataaatatttattcgtGATATGTTCGTGTTCATatctataataaaaataaaatatttgacataaaaataatatttttcatggattaccaaatagaatatttgtcTAATAAAATTGATTTGTAATGCCGTCTTACAAGAGTTTTTATGTAACTAATAAGTAGCATCCTAAGGCAGAGTTTGACGTCCCACATAATTAATCACTTGATAATTTATCTTACCGTATCTCATGTTTATTTGGTCACACTATTTATTCatctattaattatttatctaacatcaatcaaatcattgaaaTCAAATTACAATTTatctttaataaataatattataaatatttttttaagtattcgaaatcgaaatcgaaatcgaaatcgaaatcgaaatcgaaatcaaataaaaaaagtaTACTTTCTGTAGCAGAATTTTCGCATTTTGAATAATGCATGACAGTACATAATACATTTACAAATGATGTTCTTATCACTAAACTAATAAAGTGAAATTAATTATCGTAAGTCAAACATTACGTTGCTTTTGGTGTCCACTCACTTTCTACTTGCAACGCATTAACTTTGTTAGTTTAATCATACAtcattttcacattttttttataaatcatatttttaagtGTACAAAAACACTTATAAACCGTCTCACGTATCActtttatgagacgaatctcCAATCCCACTCGGATCATAAAAATGTATtacttttatttgtaaatatagaCTAGATTAATTCGTCTCACGAATATAAATTTGTGATACTTTTGACCTACTTTTTTTGACTTACtcttttaaatataatgaatatcATGGATAAGTTGACATCATCTTCTCTTAGCCCTATTCACTAAGAAAGCTTTCCAAGACAGAGATTGTTAGCAAGCATCTTTCtcttatttttattatctatCGTTCCTAAAGTTTTTTATAGCGGTTAACAGAACGTGTAAGATAGGGTCAGTTAGGCACAGGCACAGGCACAAGCACAGGCGGAGGGAGAGTACTTTTCACCCGGGCTTTAGCCCACGtgatccaaaaaaaatttaaaaaattatatgtaaatttttggataaatatGATATTAGCCCGGGTAGATCAATCATTTCGAGTTAATCCCTTTTACGAACCCATACCAAAAATTTCACTAATTTTCTGATTTTAGAATAAATTGAAGGTGGGAGTATATGGTTCCAAAAGTGATTTAAATGGTGCTGATTATAATGCCTAGTCGATGCCTCAAGCAAAGAATTTTAGAGATTCTTTAATTCTAGTGAATATcgaacatattttaaattatttcaattaaatttaaatcttattattttttttttgatgttCACGCTAATAAGCTCGACTCATCATCACTCGAATATCTATTACTATAATCTTCATTTACAAATCTAACATTTCATTGTTCTAAtgattttatctttatttttaattaatttacaatTTGGTTGATGCAGATTTATTAGGAAAAATTAGAAAGAAAACtgcttcgattttttttttaaaaatatttataatgaggactatattttaaattactaaaaatattaaataatataatacttcACGTGTCGATAAACCAAACTGCCACAGTTGTCCTTCGACACGAGGGACACTCAGACAGAAGAGACAAACCGTGGCCGCTCCGACCCGACCCGTCTCTCTCGCGTGTCAATTCCAATAGAATCCGGGGGCATTTTGGTCTCCCGAAAAAATCACGAGATTTGACCAAGCTGTCCTTAACTCCACGCACTTGTTTTTCTTCAACTACCTCACCCTTcccattttgaatctttttggGTTTTTTGGGGTATATTCTTTCTTCCCAATTTTCTGGTTTTTTTTGGGTTTGCAGTATAAAAAATCATGAAGTGACTGGTCACAAATGTGAATTCTTACGTCGTCTGTGATTTGTATATATACGTTTACTTATTCGGAGTTCGCTGGATTTTGAAGCCATTTCTCTGTCTTCTGCAAATGGATTAGTTCTTTATGGGTGATGGATTTGTCCCGTAAATCCAAGGTGAATCCTTTACATTATCATTCAATTATTGGTTTTCTTTTGCATGCTTGTTTTGTTGGGATGTAAGGATTTTTTTTCGTAATTCTCAAGCTATCGTTTTATGATGGTGGTTTGGGACTGGGGGACCTCTGTGGCGGTTTCAATTAGTTGAAATTGAGTGGACTTTTTTGGgttttatttttggaattttgATCAACGCATGGAGTTTTGATGTTTAGATCGTCTTAAACGCAGAGATTAGTCAATTGGGTTTTAAGATTTCGTCGTTTTCCTAGGAATAATTAGGGTAATTTTTATCGGATTGTGATtttaaatccaaaaaataaGGACTATGGTAGTCAAGGTTTATTTTTTGAACTGTTGTATTCAAGGGTCGTCCTTCCTTCTGGATATCTCTCTGATGTGCTCACGTACATTGTTTAAGTGTCGACTTTTTGATCTGATCCCGTTTGATTTAATCTTGTTTTTGTGTACGAGTAAGTCTATTGTGAGACAGTGTCACGAATCTTTAATTGTGAGACGGGTCATCTCTGTGTGAAtattgatattcacaataaaatgtaatatttttagcataaaaagtaatactttttcatggatgacccaaataagagatctggttcacaaaatacgacccgtaagaccgtctaacacaagtttttgcctttgttTTTTGGCCTCACCCGGCTTCTGTTTAAACGGTAAAcgataaaatcaaaatattttgttttgtgttAACAAAGATGAATTTCTTGTTGTACAGACAAAGGGTAACAGATTATTTCATTGATGTTTCAAACGCTTGTCATTGCTACTTATGTATACGTAAATAAGATTAATTTTATGACTGAAGTGTTGCATTCGTAGCCTTCTTTGGggtttcatgaaaaatatttgttaggGCTGGTATTCGAGGTTGTAACGCTCAATCGTGTCTTCTGGATGGGCTTTGCTTGATGCATTATATTTCTTGTCAACGTTCGATTTGATTTAATTTCTCTACAAAACTTGGAAGACATCTTCTTGACGGtggtttatttttgttttaaaggGCGACGAGTATTGGCTGTTGATCAAATTACAAGTCCTTATTTAGTAATATATTTCCATGGAGGATTTGGTTGTGTCTCCATGCCAGAAGCAGACGACACATGCTTCTCGAAGAAATTCATTTTACAAGGATCTTTTGCTTGTTGCTCGAGAAGGTTCCGTCTCTGATTTAGATTTGGCTTTGTCCTTGCTGAAGAAAAATGGTGGAAATGTAAATGCAAGGAACTCATTTGGTCTCACACCTCTTCATATTGCAACTTGGAGGAATCACATACCTATAGTTAGAAGGCTGCTTGAAGCTGGTGCAGACCCTAATGCTAGGGTACATTTTTCACTccaatattaaattattttctattcTACTCACTTTAAAGTCTGGTGCGCGCCAAGTTATTCTTAGATGCGTCATATGGAGTTGTGGGTTTTTTGATCTCAGTCAACATGAGCAGGTCTTTTTTCTCTAATCTTCGaagtatttatttgtttttctttttcattccGTAATCGCCTTGAGTTGAGGCACTGGATAATCAGGATAGATTTAATTATGAAGACACATCTATATAGATTGGAGCAAGGAGAATGAAATTCTAGTTCCCTGTTGGTAAAAATAAAGAGCTTTATAACAATCAAAATGAGGAAGATTAGTTCAATGATTTAATGTTTTCTCAAATTAATTCACTTCCTTGCATAGTCCATTAGCTTGTCAGCAGGGGGCGATATAATTCAATAAATGGGAACTGTGTTTCTTTTAATGATCATTTACTTGTGGAGTTGGATCGTTACTATTATCTAAAATGAGAGTGGTCCCTCCTTAGGATGGGGAATCGGGGTGGAGTAGCCTTCACAGAGCTTTACATTTTGGCCATCTAGCAGTTGCATGTGTTCTCCTTCAATTTGGTGCCTCTTTTGCATTGGAGGACTCAAAATCCCGGATACCTGTTGATCTCCTATCTGGGCCTGTAATTCAGGCTGTTGGGAGTGAGAACAATTCAAGTATGTCcattgaaaaaaaatgaaattcttagtTTGTTTTGATCATCACTTAGGATGACTTATTCTACTTTTTCAGTTGCTACTGAGGTTTTCAGCTGGGGCAGTGGTGTTAATTATCAACTTGGAACTGGAAATGCACACATTCAGAAATTGCCATGCAAAGTTGATTCACTTCATGAGTCATTCATCAAATTGATTTCTGCAGCAAAATTTCACAGCGTAGCAGTTAGCTCCTGTGGGGAAGTCTACACCTGGGGATTTGGAAGGGGTGGCCGACTTGGCCATCCTGACTTTGACATACACAGGTGGGTGGAATCAGCGTGGCATTGCCGCTCTTCtactgaaaattttaattttcgtgGAGAACTTGGTAAACCCTTCTGTGCTGCTGAGATatctgaaaatattttgtatgatTACTCATATTTATCCTATTGGATTTTGCTTCCGTTTTGTCAATATTTGAACTTCTTGTCATTAAGAACTGTGGGGTTAGTGTTTCTTTCATTTCTATATTTATTGGTGTATTCCGTGATTTCTTATATAGGAAAAGAACTTCGGGGATTACATCTATGATGTTTTCTTTTCAtgatcctaacatacacctgagtttcttttcttctcttGGTTTAACTGAACTGTGGGAAGGATTGAGCTgaatgtttcttgaaatttctaTGAGATTAAGTGTACGCCATTTTGCAGTGGGCAAGCTGCAGTTATCACTCCTCGTCAAGTGACTTCAGGTTTAGGCGCACGTCGGGTCAAAGCTATTGCTGCAGCTAAGCATCATAATGTTGTTGCTACAGAGGGTGGAGAAGTATTTACTTGGGGTTCTAATAGAGGTAAAGTAATCCATGGATGTCGTGATCTTGGTGTCCTTGTgttttaattcaaaatattcGTGTTTTTCTCTTTAGGAGAGGCTGGATTGAAATTAGACTAGTTGTAACCACATGGATTTTCAGTTTATTTTAGATAGAGAGTAGAATTACTAGGGTTTGGGGAATAACGTGACCGATTAGCATTTATAATCATCACCATTCATCTTGTTTTACAGATTTGACTTATTCCTATGAAAATTTTCAGAGGGACAACTTGGCTATACTTCTGTTGACACCCAGCCCACACCTCGAAGAGTAAGTTCTTTGAAGGCACGAATAGTTGCTGTTGCAGCTGCTAACAAACACACTGTCGTAGTTTCGGAGGCTGGTGAAATTTATACATGGGGTTGCAATAAAGAGGGCCAGCTTGGTTATGGCACCTCTAACTCAGCATCAAATTACACTCCCAGGGTGGTTGAGTACTTAAAAGGAAAATCTTTTAGTCGTGTTGCTGCAGCCAAGTATCATTCTATTGCCTTAGGATCTGATGGAGAGGTATGGAAATGTGATTTAACTACTTCACTAAATCTCTgggaaatatgaattttttcttGAAGGGAGAGGTTTTAATAATTTGGCTCATCTTTGATGGTTGGCAGGTGTTCACTTGGGGACATCGACTTGTCACTCCAAGACGTGTAGTCATTGCTAGAAGTATAAAAAAAGTTGGAAATACCATACTTAAATTCCATCGCAAGGAACGCCTCAATGTGGTTGCCATATCTGCTGGAGTGGCACGCAGTGTAGCTCTAACTGATGATGGTGCTTTGTTTTATTGGAAATCATCTGATCCCGACCTTCGTTGCCAGCAggtttttgtttatatatgCGCGTGTGTTTGTGTTATTGGATTTTCTCCTATAAATGAGGTACTTGatggtttttttataatttttttattgcgTAGCTTCATTCACTATGTGGGAAAAGTATTGTTAGTGTTTCTTCTGGGAAATACTGGACTGCTGCTGTTACCATTACTGGTGATGTTTATATGTGGGATAGTAAGAAGGCAAAAGATGAACCACCCGCTCCAACTCGAATGCATGGGGTGAAAAAGGCAACTTCTGTTTCGGTTGGAGAGACACATTTATTGTTAGTTAACTCACTCTATCATCCAGGCTATCCTCCTAGTACTGCTGACAGTGCAGAGGAGCTAAAGGTCAAGGATGAATCTCATGAATTGTGTGAAAATTTCATGTTTGATGATTTAGAGTTCGAGGACATATGCTCAAATGTCCAGAAGGATTCTGTGAGCACAGACCTGACAGATCATAGAAACTTCTCTGAGAAAAGAGGTGTACCTACATTGAAAAGTCTTTGTGAGAAAATGGCAGCAGAACATTTGGTGGAGCCTCGAAATGCTATACAACTCCTAGAAATTGCAGATTCACTTGAAGCAAATGATCTTCGGAAATATTGTCAGGCATGTTTTCAAACCTTATTTACAGTTCATGACCCTTGATAAAATGACATCTTTTTTTTTCCGGGTAAAACTGGTAGTCTTTTTTTTCAGTAAAActggtagttttttttttatgtggtaCTTTACTCGAGACCACAGGCTTTGCTTGAAGTTGTCTATGGCTGCAGTCTCAGTTTTGTCTTAAGAATAATTTTTGTATCACTGTTATAGCCTTACCACTAATATAATTGGGTATCAAATGATG
This sequence is a window from Primulina huaijiensis isolate GDHJ02 chromosome 13, ASM1229523v2, whole genome shotgun sequence. Protein-coding genes within it:
- the LOC140956246 gene encoding uncharacterized protein, encoding MEGKSGAQALEIHEFEPFCKWQRKEDRDILEIHLQDFETEQLRVQISHQGTLKISGERSINPSRKSKFYKELKISNIYDSSTISAKFVNDWLHITMPKIKNRVTEKDDKRVIGSKDDQRPKMESTKDEATAMPSNDVGNSNAYIEDEFRGRKWAASALKVAKTAVTVAAIGVTVAALVSYVIYMYKSTVVEVDDCNY
- the LOC140991390 gene encoding uncharacterized protein translates to MEDLVVSPCQKQTTHASRRNSFYKDLLLVAREGSVSDLDLALSLLKKNGGNVNARNSFGLTPLHIATWRNHIPIVRRLLEAGADPNARDGESGWSSLHRALHFGHLAVACVLLQFGASFALEDSKSRIPVDLLSGPVIQAVGSENNSIATEVFSWGSGVNYQLGTGNAHIQKLPCKVDSLHESFIKLISAAKFHSVAVSSCGEVYTWGFGRGGRLGHPDFDIHSGQAAVITPRQVTSGLGARRVKAIAAAKHHNVVATEGGEVFTWGSNREGQLGYTSVDTQPTPRRVSSLKARIVAVAAANKHTVVVSEAGEIYTWGCNKEGQLGYGTSNSASNYTPRVVEYLKGKSFSRVAAAKYHSIALGSDGEVFTWGHRLVTPRRVVIARSIKKVGNTILKFHRKERLNVVAISAGVARSVALTDDGALFYWKSSDPDLRCQQLHSLCGKSIVSVSSGKYWTAAVTITGDVYMWDSKKAKDEPPAPTRMHGVKKATSVSVGETHLLLVNSLYHPGYPPSTADSAEELKVKDESHELCENFMFDDLEFEDICSNVQKDSVSTDLTDHRNFSEKRGVPTLKSLCEKMAAEHLVEPRNAIQLLEIADSLEANDLRKYCQEIAIRNLDYILTLSAQSFVSTSLDVLVDLEKLLDIKSSEPWSYRRLPTATATFPAILDCEEEDRESEVFRTRDDGAKRSLSFTKDGAQRSEGFLHAFDDAKDGIPKQIRALRKKLQQIELLEEKQSKGHLLDDQQIAKLLKRSALESSLAELGEPIKTVQSKDCSSISIDEKGSKRGEVSRKQRRKNKHKTSQKEEEASNVINNLKSGLEIGFLDVEAPQDANGEKDVHSESAMLSQDPKEILSSDKKAIRDRAKDKIATSTSSKKKSRRGGLSMFLSGALDDTPKSTPPPVIAKSEGPAWGGAKISKGLASLREIQDEQQIKTNEIQDEQIKTNETKRTQQIEELSDSTIIKGKLQFSSFVPSSPIPMVPPQKAQVPTAEKDTPPWAASGTPPSLSRPSLRNIQLQQGKQQNISHSPKTRTTGFSVMTGQGSPSENSGVNRWFKPETETPSTIRSIQIEEKAMKDLKRFYSTVKIVKNQS